One Pyrus communis chromosome 13, drPyrComm1.1, whole genome shotgun sequence genomic window carries:
- the LOC137712788 gene encoding manganese-dependent ADP-ribose/CDP-alcohol diphosphatase, with amino-acid sequence MMGSTNGLTSVRGNQPLFSFGVISDVQYADIPDGRSFLGVPRYYRHSIAVLQRAVQRWNDQKKHKFVINFGDIVDGFCPKDQSLNAVRRVVDGFEDFNGPVYHMIGNHCLYNLPRNKLLPILNIRSVDGRAYYDFSPAPEFRFVVLDGYDISAIGWPQDHPCTIEALKFLQEKNPNSDKNSPSGLEGLERRFLMFNGAVGKEQLEWLDGILQEATSLQQKVVICCHLPLDPGASSKEALLWNYDEVMSVIHRYNCVKVCLAGHDHKGGHAVDSHGIHHRVLEAALECPPGTDAYGYIDVYDDKLSLNGTDRMASTDMLFNPQAHLQEKRHQEVRN; translated from the coding sequence ATGATGGGCAGCACAAATGGCTTAACAAGTGTGCGGGGGAATCAACCTCTATTTTCGTTTGGGGTAATTTCTGACGTTCAGTATGCTGATATTCCTGATGGCCGCTCTTTCCTTGGTGTTCCACGATACTATCGTCATAGCATTGCTGTATTGCAAAGGGCTGTCCAAAGATGGAATGatcaaaagaagcataaatttGTGATCAATTTTGGGGACATTGTTGATGGTTTTTGCCCAAAAGACCAATCCTTGAATGCTGTAAGAAGAGTTGTTGACGGATTTGAGGATTTTAATGGCCCCGTCTATCATATGATTGGTAATCATTGCCTGTACAATCTTCCCCGCAACAAATTACTTCCGATATTGAACATTCGAAGTGTCGATGGTCGTGCCTACTACGACTTTTCACCAGCCCCAGAATTCAGATTTGTTGTTTTGGATGGCTATGATATCAGTGCTATTGGCTGGCCTCAAGATCATCCATGTACAATTGAGGCTTTGAAATTCCTTCAAGAGAAAAATCCAAATTCAGATAAGAACAGTCCGTCTGGCCTGGAGGGCCTCGAGAGAAGGTTCCTTATGTTCAACGGAGCTGTTGGAAAGGAACAATTAGAATGGTTAGACGGCATCCTTCAGGAAGCAACAAGTTTGCAACAGAAAGTAGTGATTTGTTGCCATCTGCCTTTAGATCCCGGGGCATCAAGCAAAGAAGCACTTTTGTGGAACTACGATGAAGTCATGAGTGTGATACACCGGTACAACTGCGTGAAGGTTTGCCTAGCTGGTCACGACCACAAAGGTGGCCACGCAGTTGATTCCCATGGAATACACCATAGAGTTCTTGAAGCTGCCCTTGAGTGCCCTCCCGGAACAGATGCTTATGGGTACATAGATGTTTATGATGATAAGCTTTCACTCAATGGTACTGACCGAATGGCGAGCACAGACATGCTATTCAATCCTCAAGCACACTTACAAGAAAAACGGCATCAAGAAGTTCGTAACTAA
- the LOC137713879 gene encoding high-affinity nitrate transporter 3.2-like — protein MASHGILLSSLLLLSCLSQTSYGIVLFSSLKDSLFVTASHTENQVMKAGIDKLTVSWGLNQSYEAGTDSTFKTIKVKLCYAPVSQVDRGWRKTVDNLAKDKTCLFKIVERSYTSKSNDTVEWTIERDVPGATYFVRAYAFNAAGQEVAYGQTTNAKKTANLFVVEGISGRHVSLDIASVVFSVFSVLSLAGFFIAEKRRAKSS, from the exons ATGGCATCTCATGGGATTCTGCTGTCTTCACTTCTTCTGCTCTCCTGCTTATCCCAAACTTCCTATGGGATTGTCCTCTTTTCTTCTCTCAAGGATAGTCTCTTTGTTACTGCTTCACACACAGAAAACCAGG TTATGAAAGCAGGGATAGACAAGCTCACCGTTTCATGGGGGCTAAACCAGAGCTACGAAGCCGGCACCGACTCAACCTTCAAGACCATCAAGGTCAAGTTATGCTACGCGCCGGTGAGCCAAGTCGACCGCGGGTGGAGGAAGACCGTCGACAACCTCGCCAAGGACAAGACATGCCTGTTCAAGATCGTCGAAAGGTCGTACACCAGCAAGTCCAACGACACCGTCGAGTGGACCATCGAGCGCGACGTGCCGGGCGCCACGTACTTCGTACGCGCCTACGCTTTCAACGCCGCGGGTCAGGAGGTGGCGTATGGTCAGACTACGAACGCCAAAAAGACCGCCAACTTGTTTGTGGTGGAGGGAATCAGCGGCCGCCACGTGTCGCTTGACATTGCATCAGTTGTCTTCAGTGTTTTCTCGGTTTTGTCCCTGGCTGGTTTCTTTATTGCAGAGAAGAGAAGGGCAAAGTCGTCATAA
- the LOC137712345 gene encoding uncharacterized protein, whose translation MQDHIGIPACFSSGEKLSDDASAVTRSGHSVCMSVYRAKIAGQSRLITITWCKNLLLHGLSVSVEGPDGDQTQQHTCKVELKPWYFWRKQGSKRFVVDEKAVEIFWDLKAAKFNGGTEPKSEYYVAVVCDEEVVLVLGDLKKDAYRKTGFRPALTDPTLVSKKEHIFGKKKFSTKAKFYERGRSHEIAIECKNRGGGGGGSIGSGNTLNAVEPELEIRVDGHLVVHVKHLQWKFRGNESIHINKLRIEVYWDVHDWLFSPGLRHALFIFKPNLPASSTSLSPLSRTSSSSPPFSSLASTPLSSQTSSGSVEGINNVTSAGSSEFCLFLYAWKVE comes from the coding sequence ATGCAAGACCACATTGGCATTCCTGCTTGCTTCTCATCAGGTGAGAAGTTAAGTGATGATGCTTCGGCTGTGACTAGGTCAGGCCACAGTGTGTGCATGTCAGTGTACAGAGCCAAGATAGCCGGTCAGAGCCGCTTGATCACGATCACATGGTGCAAAAACCTGCTCCTCCACGGCCTGTCGGTGTCCGTGGAGGGCCCGGATGGAGATCAAACCCAGCAGCACACCTGCAAAGTTGAGCTCAAGCCGTGGTACTTCTGGAGGAAGCAAGGCTCCAAGCGCTTTGTGGTTGATGAGAAAGCAGTGGAAATCTTCTGGGACCTCAAGGCGGCGAAATTCAACGGCGGGACGGAGCCCAAATCGGAGTACTACGTGGCGGTTGTTTGTGACGAGGAAGTTGTTTTGGTTCTTGGTGATCTCAAAAAAGATGCTTATAGAAAAACAGGTTTTAGACCTGCCCTGACTGATCCCACTTTGGTTTCCAAAAAGGAGCACATTTTTGGTAAGAAAAAgttttccacaaaagctaagTTTTATGAGAGAGGCAGGTCGCATGAAATTGCAATTGAATGCAAAAACagaggcggcggcggcggcgggaGCATTGGGAGTGGAAATACTCTAAATGCGGTGGAGCCGGAGTTGGAGATTAGGGTTGATGGGCATTTGGTGGTTCATGTGAAGCATCTTCAATGGAAGTTTAGAGGTAATGAGTCCATTCATATCAACAAGTTGAGAATTGAGGTTTATTGGGATGTCCATGACTGGCTTTTTAGTCCTGGATTAAGGCATGCATTGTTTATTTTCAAGCCAAATTTGCCTGCTTCAAGTACATCTCTGTCGCCATTGTCGAGAACCTCGTCGTCCTCGCCGCCATTTTCGTCATTGGCATCAACTCCATTGTCATCTCAGACTAGTTCTGGGTCAGTAGAAGGGATTAACAATGTAACTTCTGCCGGTTCATCTGAGTTTTGCTTGTTTCTTTATGCCTGGAAAGTTGAATGA
- the LOC137713513 gene encoding uncharacterized protein: protein MQSLSASVRLVRRQRVDSSKIAHFRSIGAYQLSGGSGYSSLASDRLASAKKLGDLSGFGPSKSSLFQSVSKFSYRSSAPFTTLNSQTAAPTSSCNSNLFKSAQLSFFRCAAVSPPFPRRCIATGGNSVQSATQDSGMSVSDVAPRIKFKRLDKTAHHIMQILDKEALEEVKVQREIPDVRPGYMVQLRVEVPDNKRRVSVVKGVVIARRNAGLNTTIRIRRQVAGVGVESLFPLYSPNIKEIKVLDKKKVRRAKLYYVRDKINAFKKQS, encoded by the exons ATGCAATCTTTAAGTGCGAGCGTCCGGTTGGTCCGAAGGCAAAGGGTCGACAGCTCAAAAATTGCTCATTTCAGATCGATTGGAGCTTACCAATTGAGCGGCGGTTCTGGGTATAGCTCGTTGGCGTCGGATCGTTTGGCCTCTGCCAAGAAATTGGGGGATTTATCGGGTTTTGGGCCTTCGAAAAGTTCCTTGTTTCAGTCAGTTTCCAAGTTTTCGTATCGATCTTCGGCCCCGTTC ACAACACTGAACTCTCAAACTGCGGCCCCAACTTCTTCCTGTAATTCCAACTTATTCAAGAGTGCTCAACTAAGCTTTTTTCGATGTGCGGCAGTTTCACCTCCTTTCCCGAGAAGGTGCATTGCAACAGGGGGAAATTCTGTTCAGTCGGCTACTCAAGATTCAGGAATGTCCGTCTCTGATGTAGCTCCTCGCATCAAATTCAAGAGGCTTGATAAAACTGCCCACCACATAATGCAG ATTCTAGATAAGGAAGCTTTAGAGGAAGTGAAGGTGCAGAGAGAAATACCAGATGTTAGGCCTGGTTATATGGTGCAACTCAGAGTG GAAGTACCCGACAACAAGCGACGTGTTTCAGTCGTGAAAGGTGTTGTGATTGCTAGACGTAATGCTGGTCTAAACACTACAATTAGAATCAGGAGGCAAGTGGCTGGAGTCGGGGTTGAATCTCTCTTCCCATT GTATTCGCCGAACATAAAGGAAATCAAGGTGCTGGACAAGAAGAAAGTGCGGAGGGCCAAGCTGTACTATGTCAGGGACAAAATCAATGCATTCAAGAAGCAATCGTAG
- the LOC137713491 gene encoding probable serine/threonine-protein kinase WNK3 codes for MPLDLSSEQDTDDADTEFVEVDPTGRYGRYKEVLGKGAFKKVYRAFDELEGLEVAWNQVKVADLLRNSEDLERLYSEVHLLKTLKHKNIIKFYNSWVDAKRENINIITEIFTSGTLRQYRRKHKHVDLRALKKWSRQILEGLWYLHNHDPPVIHRDLKCDNIFVNGNQGEVKIGDLGLAAILRQARSAHSVIGTPEFMAPELYEEEYNELVDIYAFGMCLLELVTFEYPYVECSNAAQIFKKVTSGVKPASLAKVTDPGVKAFIEKCIVKVSERLPAKELLMDPFLQSDDNRESISRSLRPTHYSGKVSCLSSAQRLFVLFSSHCDMLDVEGSSDQIDIETKDMDPSHETSRDFSVEGQRKDDTIFLKLRIADSTGHFRNIHFPFDIGEDTAIAVASEMVHELDLTDQDVSTLAEIIDSEIHSHIPDWPHVEDSGDHIDGEASTPYSHASESKEDASPVIHEALLSSNLALERLPSGRKYWCDSPKEGGGNSPAKYFFSNLNSPAASVTAGGTEENENSAGSSPREDDDANGAGTSDSPNGGVEEDERSPGGPREENDPNGAGASDPLSGDSHNAATDPHLINGVLPFESEVKIIAKKLENLLVKQKKELDELKKKHELAISELLKELPPVFRRKVLDICKVRFPDYKMQLEADC; via the exons ATGCCACTGGATTTGTCGTCGGAGCAAGACACCGACGATGCTGATACCGAGTTCGTTGAGGTTGATCCCACTGGTCGATACGGTCGG TATAAAGAGGTTCTAGGAAAAGGGGCTTTCAAGAAAGT ATATCGAGCATTTGATgagttggaaggtttagaagtAGCTTGGAATCAGGTTAAGGTGGCGGATCTATTGCGCAACTCTGAAGATTTAGAGCGGCTTTATTCGGAAGTTCATTTGCTTAAGACTTTAAAGCACAAGAACATAATTAAGTTTTACAATTCGTGGGTCGATGCCAAGCGTGAGAACATCAACATTATTACAGAGATTTTCACCTCGGGAACTTTACGACA GTACCGGAGAAAGCATAAGCATGTTGATTTGAGGGCGTTGAAGAAATGGTCTAGGCAGATCTTAGAAGGCCTTTGGTATCTTCATAATCATGATCCCCCCGTCATCCATCGAGATTTGAAGTGTGACAACATTTTTGTCAATGGGAACCAAGGTGAGGTCAAAATTGGCGACTTAGGACTTGCTGCTATTCTTCGCCAAGCTCGTTCAGCTCACAGTGTTATTG GTACCCCGGAGTTTATGGCGCCAGAGCTTTACGAAGAGGAATACAACGAGCTTGTAGACATTTATGCCTTTGGCATGTGCTTGTTAGAGTTGGTGACCTTTGAGTATCCATATGTTGAATGTTCCAATGCTGCTCAAATATTCAAGAAAGTGACATCA GGAGTAAAGCCAGCATCGTTGGCAAAAGTGACAGATCCTGGAGTTAAAGCATTCATAGAAAAATGCATTGTGAAAGTTTCAGAACGCTTGCCTGCGAAAGAACTTCTGATGGATCCTTTTCTCCAATCAGATGATAATCGTGAAAGTATATCTCGCTCTCTACGACCCACTCATTATTCAGGTAAAGTGAGTTGTTTATCTAGTGCTCAAAGGCTTTTTGTGTTATTCTCCTCACATTGTGACATGCTAGATGTAGAAGGCAGTTCTGATCAGATTGATATTGAAACAAAGGATATGGACCCTTCTCATGAGACAAGCCGAGACTTCAGTGTCGAAGGTCAGAGGAAAGATGACACGATATTTCTGAAATTACGAATAGCAGATTCTACAG GTCATTTTCGAAATATTCACTTTCCATTTGACATTGGGGAAGACACTGCAATTGCTGTTGCTAGTGAAATGGTTCACGAGTTAGACCTGACAGATCAAGACGTTTCAACACTTGCTGAAATAATTGACTCCGAAATCCATTCCCACATTCCAGATTGGCCACACGTAGAAGATTCTGGAGACCATATTGATGGTGAGGCCTCAACTCCTTATAGCCATGCTTCTGAGTCTAAGGAGGACGCTTCTCCGGTAATACACGAGGCCCTTCTTTCTAGTAATCTTGCGTTAGAAAGATTGCCTTCAGGCCGCAAGTACTGGTGTGACTCACCCAAGGAAGGTGGTGGAAATTCTCCAGCTAAGTATTTCTTTTCTAATTTGAATTCTCCTGCGGCTTCAGTCACTGCAGGAGGTACTGAAGAAAATGAGAACTCTGCTGGTAGCAGCCCTAGGGAGGACGATGATGCAAATGGTGCTGGCACCTCAGATTCACCAAATGGTGGTGTTGAGGAAGATGAGAGATCTCCTGGAGGCCCTAGAGAGGAAAATGATCCAAATGGTGCTGGAGCCTCTGATCCGCTGAGTGGTGATAGTCATAATGCAGCTACTGATCCACATCTTATTAATGGCGTTCTTCCATTTGAATCAGAAGTAAAGATCATTGCCAAGAAACTCGAGAATCTATTGGTAAAACAGAAAAAGGAGTTAGACGAGCTCAAAAAGAAACATGAATTAGCAATATCAGAACTATTGAAAGAACTGCCCCCAGTTTTCCGTCGAAAGGTTTTAGATATATGTAAGGTGAGATTTCCAGACTACAAAATGCAGCTTGAGGCAGACTGCTAA
- the LOC137712018 gene encoding elongation factor Tu, chloroplastic, producing MAISTLAATAATSASSKLTYPYASPASPSPTTPSFSIRPSSKLTHLSSSFLNPSTILHLTPSTATPHHHHQRRNFTVKAARGKFERKKPHVNIGTIGHVDHGKTTLTAALTMALASIGNSVSKKYDEIDAAPEERARGITINTATVEYETENRHYAHVDCPGHADYVKNMITGAAQMDGAILVVSGADGPMPQTKEHILLAKQVGVPNMVVFLNKQDQVDDEELLQLVELEVRELLSSYEFPGDDVPIISGSALLALEALMANPTISRGENQWVDKIYELMDAVDDYIPIPQRQTELPFLMAIEDVFSITGRGTVATGRVERGKVKVGDTVDIVGLKDTRNTTVTGVEMFQKILDDAMAGDNVGLLLRGIQKIDIQRGMVLAKPGTITPHTKFEAIVYVLKKEEGGRHSPFFSGYRPQFYMRTTDVTGKVTSIMNDKDEESKMVMPGDRVKIVVELIVPVACEQGMRFAIREGGKTVGAGVIQSIIE from the coding sequence ATGGCAATCTCCACACTAGCAGCTACAGCTGCAACCTCAGCTTCCTCAAAGCTCACATACCCATATGCCTCCCCTGCCTCCCCTTCCCCCACAACCCCTTCTTTCTCCATTAGACCTTCTTCCAAGCTAACCCacctctcctcctccttcctaAACCCCTCCACCATCCTCCACCTCACACCCTCCACCGCCaccccccaccaccaccaccaacgcCGCAACTTCACAGTCAAAGCCGCCAGAGGCAAGTTCGAGCGCAAAAAGCCCCATGTCAACATCGGCACAATCGGCCACGTCGACCACGGCAAAACCACCCTCACCGCCGCACTCACCATGGCCTTGGCCTCCATCGGCAACAGCGTCTCCAAGAAGTACGACGAAATCGACGCCGCCCCGGAAGAGCGCGCCCGTGGAATCACCATCAACACCGCCACTGTCGAGTACGAGACCGAGAACCGCCACTACGCCCACGTCGACTGCCCCGGCCACGCCGATTACGTCAAGAACATGATTACCGGCGCCGCCCAGATGGACGGTGCCATTCTCGTCGTCTCCGGCGCCGACGGCCCAATGCCGCAGACCAAAGAACACATCTTGCTGGCGAAGCAGGTGGGTGTGCCGAACATGGTGGTGTTCTTGAACAAGCAGGACCAGGTGGACGACGAGGAGCTCCTGCAGCTCGTCGAATTGGAGGTGAGAGAGTTGCTTTCTTCCTATGAATTTCCTGGTGATGATGTGCCTATTATTTCTGGATCTGCATTGCTTGCACTAGAAGCTCTAATGGCGAATCCCACCATTTCGCGAGGCGAAAATCAATGGGTTGATAAGATTTATGAACTTATGGACGCTGTTGATGATTACATTCCGATTCCTCAGCGGCAGACTGAGCTGCCGTTTCTGATGGCAATCGAAGACGTGTTTTCAATCACTGGCCGTGGCACTGTCGCCACTGGCCGTGTTGAGAGAGGGAAAGTTAAGGTCGGAGACACTGTCGACATTGTTGGCTTGAAGGATACTAGGAACACAACTGTCACCGGTGTCGAAATGTTTCAGAAAATTCTTGATGATGCCATGGCTGGTGACAATGTGGGGTTGTTGCTTAGGGGTATTCAGAAGATTGACATCCAGAGAGGGATGGTTTTGGCCAAACCCGGGACTATTACCCCGCATACCAAATTCGAGGCCATTGTGTATGTGTTGAAGAAGGAAGAGGGGGGGAGGCATTCGCCGTTCTTTTCGGGTTACAGGCCACAGTTTTACATGAGGACTACTGATGTCACCGGGAAGGTGACTTCGATTATGAACGACAAGGATGAGGAGTCGAAGATGGTGATGCCTGGCGATCGCGTTAAGATTGTTGTCGAGCTGATTGTTCCGGTGGCGTGTGAGCAGGGGATGAGGTTTGCTATCAGAGAAGGAGGGAAGACTGTTGGAGCTGGTGTTATTCAATCCATTATCGAGTGA